The genome window TATAATAATAAGAGCACAAAGACACTGCCGATTTGGAAAGGCAGATAGAATGCCAAAAAGCCACGGGCAATGAAAATGACCGATCCCTAATTAAACTACCTTTATATCCTACTTAGAAAACCACATGTAATCTCCTTTATACAAATCTTTTTGGCTGAATTCAAAGTGCCAACTCTTTGTTGCACTTATCTGTTCCATGCACTTTGCCAATGTATATGTATGTGCCCTAGATTTGACTTCAAATTCTATAGGTGCTGTCCGGCGGCTCCAaagggactatatatatatatatatatatatatatatataaattctttcTAGCTAGGTACAAAGATTTACATTGCTTCTTTGAGGTAggtaaacatatatatatatgtcatcTTATTATTATGATATAGTCCTGTTGCCCCATTGTGCACCGACCTTTTGATGAGGGCAATTTCCAACATATCCTAGCTAGCCAATGTCCAATATTTCAaggtaattttatatttttgttgtttccatGTTTCTCTAAGATTGTGTCTCAGTGCTTTTTAGGTTTTAGTCAGAGGTGCAATGCGattggattcaaatttgtaTCCATTCGAATCCGACTTGAAATGCCTGGCCTATAATCAAATCCAAATTCTTCCAAGATATTCTCAATCTCAACTcaagtttatatatattctcacCGATTTAAGGCATAGTAGGTGTGGCTATTTTTTTCTGGttgatttaaattttaaaaaagaagaagaacaaagtgcATTTTCTTTCAACCCTAGCTAGCTTCTTTTTATTGCCTTTCTCCTGTAGATGTGTGTTGTGTCTCTCTTTCTATGAAGTTTCATTCTGACCCGGAAAAATAAACCCGACCCATCCACTGACACACTTGATCTCTACAACAGCAAAGTGGAGCCAAGCTTGGTATTGGTTCCTTCCAAGTTGATCTACCACAAGTATATCCTCAAATTTCCATTCATGCTAGGATTTTTCTCATTTCACTTCGATATATAAATCATGGacgcatgcatgcatgcatgagtAATATTATAGCATCATTTTTTCTGTGAGCTCATTTCTCTGGTTATTGATTGCTGTGATGATTAATGCTAATTGATTGTTGTGATGATTAATGctctaattattaattaattaccaaCTCGATCACATTACAAAAAGACTAAGAAGTAGTGGTGGGTGATCAGAAAAAGCACTAGCTATACCTATAGTACGTATACATACATGCAGCATATACAGATTATAATTAGGACCGCCCACTAATTCTTAGAGAGGAAAAGGGCGAATATTCACAGGCTCattccctttgttttttttttttaatttgttttttttcctcaatGGCAAGATTTGCTGTCACAATTAGCAATGTTCTTTGCATTTTTAAAGCTCTAGTTCTATATGCAGCGCATGAGGTGCAGCGCAGATTAGATCAACAAGTGGAATAATATTATTCATTCACTAATTCCCTCtgcaatatataatatattaattttgtgctgCAAAATGGACTCCACATCATCATTTAACGGTTTTTTAATGGTCAAATTAAAGGTCAAAATTACattacaataatttttcaatttgaagatACCtcattgttaaaattgaaaacgTAAAGACAAATATGCCTTAAACATACAACCGTAGGGGATCAAATTAATTGAAATCAACCCTATATTTTTCAccatttttattgttggttATTAGTTATATGACATGTGGTTTTGGAGCAAAGTTGGTCCCAACTATAGCAGTAGTTTGTATCCTTACCGTTGAAGGTGGGCTACAACATAATTTCGATATgtttttgaaatatatatattttttatcgTTGAGAGAGACAAAAGTGGTGGAGTGATCACCTTCTCTTCCAAATCAATGAAACTCGACGCACCACGTGTACATGTACCCATTTACGAATATTATTATTGGCATTGTTGATGAGAGTAACCAATCTCCTCCTAAACTTTATATTAGCATAAGAGAGTTTGACCCATTTGCAGATGACCTAGCTATACAAACAtgtatttgtatatatttttcatatttaattgtttaattaGTGGTCATTATTGGTCCaatacttcaattttttttctctttttaaagaaaaaggaaagatatTATGCTAATCTATCGGCATCCGATCATATTTTGtgatacaaaaagaaaaaaaaaagaaaaaaagattaacAAGTAGGTTAGGATTGGTGATGGAGATTTATTAGGAGTATTTCTGTGAGTGAGATTAATCAAAGTGGAGAAACTATTGTGACAGGGAACTCCATTAGCAAAATCATATTAAATTGAAAGTGGGATGCAAAGTGGTTTTAGGGAAATGCCCAACTCTTtacatctatatatatacactttgTAGTTGAAAGAGGATTTATAGGTggcaaagaagaaagtgaatcCACTTAAAAAGCACTTTTTTTCATGGAAGGGGATATTCTTGTATTACTAAAATCGCTAGCCGACCCTTCAACCACCCAGACCAACACGTATTAGGCTTCAATGAAACAAAATCATATGCAGAAAGTGGATGAGTTGGGGTCACCAAATGACCTCTAAACAAGCTCCATTTGTCCCCAAGCATTAttactttcattttttcaaatttttaactCAAATGTCTGTTTGTTTGAAGATAAGGCCTCAAGTTCGAATCACAATTCTAAAAACTTATGGACACAAAATAGTTGTTGTTTATAAGAAGGTCCAGTTGAAGTTCAATAATGTCAATACAAGCATGGAAAGAAGTCAGATTGGAGTGGGtgatcataaaagaaaatcaaattcaagcAAAGCATTAGATTGATGGTGGGGATTAGGgctaacatatatatattaacaggcttgacatatatatacatggtATGCATAAGAAGGAAGGCCTTTGCTGAAAGGGGTTTGTGGGACCCTAGCCAATGAAGTGGGGGGTATATAAGAAAATAGCCAAATGGTACTAATGATGGCCGAAAGTGAAAGACTCATCCTAATCAGGTTTTGGGGTCAACgaaatagatatatatatatatatatatatatatatatatatgtgtgtgcgCTGCAGTTTGCTTAGTCCATTTACAGCATTATTTGCATAATGAATTTTTGTGGATCGATGGGACTGCTTCCTTCCTACTGTTGTTAGTAGGGTAGGGTTTGATAAAGATGGGACGCTCAAAATGAACTTATATATTGATGTTATTCCTTCTCTCACTCTCATCCATTTTGAGGGCTCTTCTCATTTTCCAGCAACTTCCTTCCATTTTGATGCGCCTTGtgaatttatagaaaatattaaaattgatgTATAAAGAAACGAAGTCGTTTTCAGAAAGAGTGAACGTGTCCCCCTACAAATGTTCCATTACATGAATGAATTGTCTGGATTTGAAATGTTGAggttttgacatttttttatgGTGCAGAGCAGACAGATTTGACTAAAGTAGTCTATGAAATTATTGCAGGGGTCTTTGTATTATCTTAATCAGATATTCTCTTTAGGAACTTAATGCTGTCATTGTGTCTGCAAGACAAAAATATAGTATTATTTGAAACGTGTGTGAATCTTGTATCAAATGGCTACTGAATTTGACTGTCTTCTGTTGGGAAAATAATTATGCACCATGGACAGTTGTTCCTATAAAGTACCATAGATTGAGTAGGCTTCATCAATAGGCCAGCCTCATCAGTGGTATTTCGCCGGGATAGACGGGGAAGTTTGTTCTTTTCCGACAAAACATACTTTTCGCGGCGAATTTTGTCCTTCCCAACAAATTTTCGCCTTGATAAACTATTCCTGGCGcatttgttcttctttgatAAATTTTCAACAAGATAGATATTTTCCGACAAACTTTCGACGGAATAGACCTTTACCGGTGAAGTTTTCCATATTGGATTGTAGCTTTAGCCTAGAAAGTTCGCTGCAACCAAATGCTCATTATAGAATTTTGTCCTTCCCAACAAATTTTCGCCTTGATAAACTATTCCTGGCGcatttgttcttctttgatAAATTTTCAACAAGATAGATATTTTCCGACAAACTTTCGACGGAATAGACCTTTACCGGTGAAGTTTTCCATATTGGATTGTAGCTTTAGCCTAGAAAGTTCGCTGCAACCAAATGCTCATTATATCTCAATTGGTCATGAGTATTTACTTAATTCCTATGTTGGATTTTTCGTCATCCAATATCTCttatatcaaaagaaaaaatgttgattatatagcattttttctttttcaatggtAAATACTACCCAGCTTTGTAATTTCTCTAAACGCAACCTGGGCTGTCACAGTATACTTCGGAACTCAAGTCTAACTTGGTTTAATAAGCTTTTTGTGTTGGTGGATGGACCATCGAAGCTAGAAACCACTTTCAAGGTTCTGCGAGTTGACCAAAATAAATCACACAACAAGGCACCAATTGCGCACAAAACCAAACGTTAATTCAAGAATTTGGGGTCGCACTAAAGCCCGTTGAATCTTCTGTTTACCACAGCAATTCATCAGCCTTCTgtttccctctctctttctgtcTCTCTCATTCAACTCATTGCCACTCTTACACTTTCACCAGCAATCAATCTAAAgacaataatttatttgtggTGACAGAGGGTCCATGCTTTCCTTACCCAAATGGAAATGGCTTTCCCAGTGTTTCACATATCACTGAACAGAACAGGACACACCAGTAAAAGTTGTCCAAACCCAAACATGTGTACATGGCATCCACCAATGATGTCAACATTGAATCTTCTTAGTAACAATTCAATAGAACCTACAAGTCGACACAATGTAGGATTCAGACCGTCATGCATTCGTTACAAACTACAAGGAATGGCTCAAGAATCCCATTCATGGTTCAGGCAGAGATGCGTCCTTGTTCACATTGGAATAATGCAGTTACATGATATTGAGAGACTTTAGCAAAACTCAAGAGTCAAGACTGATGGCAAAGAAAATATCTATTAGGGAACAAAACTCATTCATTCAGCTCACGGTTTCACAATTTGCACTTCTGAATACAGAagatacaaaacaaaaatatttgtgTAACAAATCCTACAACACCCACCACCTCTGGTTCAATCTACATCTCTATTTCGAATGGCATCCCAAAATGTGCATGGAGCAACGTAGGAATCTGATCATGCTCACCATAAAGCACAACCTTATGAGTGGAATGCCATTATTGCCAATATTCAACCACAGGGAACGTTTCTCCTAAGCAGCAACAGCAACCTTTTCTGGCTTCATACCAGGTGCTTTTGGAGGCTTTTCAGGGACTTCTGGTTTCTCAATCCCTTGAACATCAACTATCCTCAACTTCGTCAATTCCTGAAAAAATTCCAAGTAAAACGATAATCAATGTACTAAGACAAACACATTATGACTGTTTAGACAAGGGATTTCTATACATACCTGGCGATGTCCTTTGGTTCGACGGTaattcttccttctctttttcttaaaaataattacCTTTGCATCTAATGCCTGAgatgaagggaaaaaaaaaaaaacaaataagaaaaaagaaatctgaAGCACACTCTTTACTCtagctttttttctttccagagGAAAATCctctcaagaaaaaaaattaaaccaCAAAAGATATGAGAGAACCTGTTGTCCAATCCACATTGGTAATGCGACAAAAGACACAGGTTGTACCTACTCACTCACGCGCACATagtaagaagaaagaaacaatgGTGTCACACTTACGTGCTCCTCAACAACTGCATGAACTGCTGCATCTGGTAGTAGGGGCCTACCAATTATTGTCTGACTACTTGAGCCCAGCAAGAGAACCTTGTTCAATATTAACTGTAATAGACGAGAATTTGAACCATTAAATAATTGAGTTCatatataaaattagaaaaaataaatccacaAGAAAATCCGAAGTGatacaagttacaacaatTTGATCTCATATAGTCTGACAACTAGGCAAAATCATCAAACTCCccagagagaaagaaaaaaaagaaaagaaaaaaaaaggccttTGTTTCATCTACTTATCTAAGTTCTGAAACAGACATCAAAAGAGCTATTACAAAACAAGCCCGAAGAAGCAGAAACAAAAGATTACAGGAAAGTTGAATGTAAGTTCATTAGTTTGGCTTCCATACTACACTACTAGCATTGCCGGATGAATGTCTGAGACGTACCTTACAAGGAAATTGGTATCACAGGTTTCATAATAATGCAATGCCGTATAGGAAGAGTAGCAACATAAGGGTCAAGAACAAACGGGAATAACTAGAAATTCAATCTCCCTACTTCCTATGAATATAACACCAGTACATTGTACAGCTACAAGATATCAGAATGAACTTGTGATTTCAATTTCCGAGAATATGAAATACTGACATTCATTTGTTTGGGTAAATGCAGTAAAACACAATGGGCAACAATAAATCTGTACCTACCTTATCATTCACTTCACAGAACTTCAATCTTTCAGTGAAAATGCAGTCCCCATTGCTAACCTTGAACTGATGCGAACCAATCTACAAGTACAATAAAAAATCACATTaaccaaaacccatttcaccATTTTAACAGTCTCATTTATGGCAAAAGATAAAGTGAAACCGACACGAACCTGAACCACAGCGAAAACCGGCTCATACGGTTTGAAAACCCGATCAGATTTCTGAAGAGGCCCAATCACCTGGTACCCAATAGCGGCGGCCTCCGCCTCTTTCTCCTCCGCAGTATACTCCCTTTTCGAGCCGCACCCAGAAACACTCTCGTCCTCACTATCCCCAACtgcttcatcatcatcatcataatcGTCATCGTCATCgtcgtcatcatcatcttcttcttcactgtGCTCATTGTCTTCATTCACATCTCCGATTCGGCTCGACGAGAAATGGCGGGTTTGCGACCAATTGGGATCGGGGTTGGTGAAAATGAGAGGGAATTTGGAGGTGAGAGTTTTGAGGGGTTGATAGATGGGGAGGGGAGGTGGAGTTTGGAGGGACTGGAATGTAGTGTTTGTGGAGAAGAGGGCTGAGGCGTGGCGGGTCAGAACTTGGAGGCGCCGTCGGTTCGCCATGAACATCCTTATGTGACGATATGTTGTTGGCcttggtttttgaattttggggGTTTTGAGCTCGCTTCAGCCTTCggctggggctagggttttagCTTTTGGTTCCGTTTGAGGTTTTTAGGTGGCCGATCTTTCGGTTGGCCATTCGAAATCTCGCGGCTTTGTTTATTGTCGGTTAGTTGAAAAATTACGGTTCCACCATTATGTTTATATCTGTTTTTCAGTCAACCCATTATGTTTATATCTAGTCTCGGCTTTTCCAACgagttttaaaattaaaagaaaatattctagccgggcggctatacgccggtttttttttttttaaaaaaatagtatagccgcacggctacaCTTTTTTGACACTTAGCTGgcgttttgttttttaatggatagtatagccgagcggccataccccttttttttttggggaaagtAGTACGGCCctacggctatactcggtttttttgtttgtttaaaaaaatagtatagccggacggctatactgtATTGGACACGTGGgaggctatactcggttttttaatttttttacatataaatagtatagccgggcggctttACTGggcctttttttgttttaatttttttaatcaaccgtatagccgtgcggttATACTCTTTGACACGCGGACACCTACTGCCTAGGaggatttttttgttttataaatagtatagccacacggctatatcttattttttgtttattttgaaaatagtatagccgaccggctatactgtttttgaACGTGGGCCCCTAATTGTTAGTTTGGTCTTtcgccgttcggctatactcgatttttataatttgttttaaaaatagtatcgCCGAACGGCTTTACTgggcttttttgttttaatttttttaataaacagtatagccgcatggctagACAGGTTTGACACGTACCaacttttatattataaatagtatagccgcgcggctatactaggtttttatgtttattttaaatatagtttagccggccggctatactgtttttacACGTGGGCCCCTAATCGATAGgcgatttcttttttttaatatatatagtatagccgagagGTTGTACTCggttgtttaaatttttttaaaaaaaatcatataaccGCATTGCTTTACTggactgtttttgtttttgttttaatttaataaagagtatagccccgtggctatactctttaaataccctttttttcttttttattcattacTATTAGGAAATTACCTGAGTCTCTATTgtccctttttaattttttactttttcagagTTATTACTcgtataaaaaatttaacattttcacTTTTAATACTATATGACACACATACAtacttatttttcaacaatacatCTGCGTTCTGTACATGCCTTAAACACTCTGTAAACTTCAcgtttttaaaaagcaaacatacaatactCATATtgtacatgtatatatgtatttttcatgtttaatacacatctttttttacaaaattctcaataagacacaaaaatttacgtattatacacataatattgaataaaaataatatatattaaaaaaataaatacattatATTAAGATATGATATTGTGGCCGAACTTTTAAGTTgtaatttgccaaaattttgctaaataaaacacatacgtattttattcatattttttccaGTTCGGTATTTTACTAACTATGAATGAACGTGAGAGGTTAATCGCTATGCGgttcctcttttttctttttcttttttataataaaagtatagccgcacggccaTACGTTTTTTGAAACATAGGTGggtctttgttttattttttaaatagtatagccagcccgctatactcggtttgtttaaaatagtatagccgcccggctatactctggttttttatgtttattttaataaatagtatagtcgggTGACTATActctggtttttttatttttttaaattgtatagcTGAGCACTATACGTTTTGATACGTGGAAGCCTCATAGATAGACGGGgtcttttgtttgtgtttttataaatagtatagccgatcggctatactcggtttttttaattttaatttttttgaaaactattatagccgctcggctatacgcagtttttatgtttatttttaaaaattgtctAGCAGCCAAGTTATACTGTTTTTGACATGTGGGCCCCTAAATGCTAGGTGTGGTTATGACCTTAGGTCTAGGCAAGGGTGCCACTGGgtttgtaagaacccaaaacaaaatatctaaaaacaaagaaaatatctaaaaagtaaagaaaatatcttttagcgaaaggaccaaattgccctcgcatattttaatagggaaaattttgactttttaatcgagaaagaatttgggaatttcgcctacgccattgcgtagagcgcagcgaaaggagttcgtagacacggagtagacccgaatcggagctgtaacgaagaagatatggtctaaaaaccgcgagggggaaaatggtaatttggtcaaaaagtcagctTTTTATagcgctctctctcttctcccccgtcagctccttctctctcctcccgcagcAACCCTCCCGCGACCTTCCTCCCTTCCCGACGTCGCACCGGCCGCCTCGCTTGGAGCTgatctccgagaccggtgccaaacgAACCAGCACACGACGGCCGACATTTCCTGACCCACCTCCGCCGCTGCTGTGGTCATAATCGGCCGGAATCTGCCATGGAAGCCGacggttcgtccgaatgccacccgaacttccagttcgaatatctccctcatttcttcaccaaatctttcgagtgaggtatggatcttcacctatttttcatgctctaactgatggtagGCTGGGCTTTGGTCGATTTCACCTCTAGATCactcaattttcgacttgaagtttggccgaaacttcggcccttcgaaactaccatttccggtcactttttgggggtagtccaagaacaaaagtgactccaaatggggtgttttacctagagtaggagtttggagtctcggttccacgatttttcggcacacccgaatcgctttggacacccgatctgccccgcgcgtgtggcagcgcgtggcccggggtggtggcacggctctggccagttttgaggtcctcgtgtcgtcacgagcgcgtgggatttcgcggatctcgattcggagtccgtttgagccccgaacggattttccatatcgcgcgatccgtgggtgcagtgtcgttaaatagtcggatcgagctgaattttggatatgtcggtctacgtgatttcaggatcacgtaggattcgacggattgcgaatcggagtcccggatactccgaaatcgcgaaccctggggctagggtttgagttttaagtgataacgcgattttggccaatccgaccgtccgattcggaccaaattcgcagaacatggttcccgttgtgtgagaaaccttcaggggaatccagattggccatcggagattgtggacccaacgggtcccgggtcggccgatctgacagttatcgcttagctgagtatcGGACCTCCCAAAAACTGGTCCAACTGCCTGAAAGAGCTAATGTGGGTATAGGAGTAGTTGGATTGAGATGcgcgtatttctaggagccgggggcagggtgtttagttgaaattcgttttatttcagcagtttattaatttaatctttcggggtaatcaggcaccaggagcccgacaggattttaaaaggagacctctgagggatcgaagtagctcggaccatctgtgagtggaccttctttcataaatcagatttcatgaatgaattgatgtgcttttatatgaattgatgtgcttttatataaaatagattttataaatgattttatctacatgagttttataaatgagtttatttgagtaaatttcttcattcagtctttgagtaagttttaatacgattttgaatatgagcagtacagtaataatgctataagtcggtgctgcttatttcccagttacagaaacagagtttgagttttgaatcagttaagaccgcagcacgacttgagttttacagttattattcagatatttctttttaaaagacattattttaaaaccacctcgtacccgtttttctttatggtgattacccatagtcggaccgatgtctacggacatctagtctgattatagttcagtcagtgcacttgacttgcctcacgagtttcggggacgctcggaccgtgagtgccaggatttgcggctcggcagacttggtgtcccgagaccggccaggattgcggctcggctgactttatgtccccgagacctgccaggattgcggatcaggctgactacggtcccctgcatcctgccagagcgactcgagttgacttggtgtcatcgaggaatctgccggcgggacaggctgatcatagttccctgatttcgccagtttgcggctcgagtagtctgcgtgacgcccgagacctgccagggaattgacggaagtgacaggggtacatactggtggtattttcaaaggattctgagtttctttattaaatattgATGTTCAGCTactataaatcagtttttctgatttttcggacatagatccctttttatttgttcagttatgaaaggtctgagtacagagtttttatacgcgttgatttcagtacttttatgaaagttttgaattcagtggtttgtatgaaactttcaagcttgaacatgactgatatagaatgccttgaattgactatgcgtgatATAAA of Prunus dulcis chromosome 4, ALMONDv2, whole genome shotgun sequence contains these proteins:
- the LOC117624755 gene encoding 50S ribosomal protein L21, mitochondrial, giving the protein MFMANRRRLQVLTRHASALFSTNTTFQSLQTPPPLPIYQPLKTLTSKFPLIFTNPDPNWSQTRHFSSSRIGDVNEDNEHSEEEDDDDDDDDDDYDDDDEAVGDSEDESVSGCGSKREYTAEEKEAEAAAIGYQVIGPLQKSDRVFKPYEPVFAVVQIGSHQFKVSNGDCIFTERLKFCEVNDKLILNKVLLLGSSSQTIIGRPLLPDAAVHAVVEEHALDAKVIIFKKKRRKNYRRTKGHRQELTKLRIVDVQGIEKPEVPEKPPKAPGMKPEKVAVAA